The Mangrovivirga cuniculi genomic sequence CACTCGCAGCATTTTCTTTTCAGAGGCAATTTCTATTCCCTTTAAAATATATTCTTCTGCAACACAAAAATTTCCGGAATTATAATGAGCTTTTCCAATACTGATTAAAATAGACGGTATCTGAACTTCATTCTTTAGTTTTTTATTTAAAGCTAATGCCCGGTCATAATAATCAAGTGATTTTTTAAACTCATTTTTATCCAGATACAAAGTCCCCAGGTTATGGTAAATAATAGCACATTCCCGCATATCTCCTTTATCTAATGATATTTCGAGTGCTTCATTATATGCTTCCAGAGCCTTTTTGAAATTTTCTTTTTTCCAATAGACAACTCCCAGATTCATGTAATAATTTCGCCAATTATCTACGTCGCCTTCTTTTAAAAATCTTTTGAGGTTCTTATAATTCTTTTCAGCATCATCGTATTGGTTCAGATACATATAAACCACTCCTATGTTGTTATATGCTTTAATTATTCCATCGTAATAATCAATTTTCTGAGCCAGGTTTAAGGAATTAATCGTTTGGTCAATTCCCTGTTCATACAAGCCGATATTAATATAAGAAATTCCCAGGCCTCTCAAAGAATTGGTAAGAAAGATATCATTCCCTGATTTTCTACTTATATCAATTGCTTTCTTGTTAATATCCAGTGCGAGTGAGGGGTCAGTATCATTTAATAATTCACCGTATAGCACTAATATTTCAGCTCTCTCTTCAATAGAAAGCGTTTTGTTCTCCAAAATGTTTGAGATACTATCTAGTTTTGGGTTAGCATCTAAAATTTCGAGGCACAAAAAAATGCCAAGAAATATAAGTGTTCTTTTCATTTTGGTGTATAGGTTGTGACCGATAATTGTTAGAAATAAGCAATACAGCATACTTATTTCTTCCGGTCACGAATATTGCACCTACAAATGATATTTCAAATTTATTTTATGATTTTTTTTAGAAAGAATTATCTGTTTAGAGTAATCCCGTCGGGTTCAATCGTTATTTTACGGTTTTTATACAGATCACCAAGTGCTTTTTTAAATGCTTTCTTACTTATTCCGAATTGATCGTAGATTGCTTCAGGTTTACTTTTGTCAGATAAAGGTAAAAATCCACCATTATTAATCAGGGTATTGTAAATGGTCTCAGCATTTTTATCATTGAAATTTTGATATCCAATTGGCTGCAGGGTTAGATCGATCTTTTTGTCTTCCCTGATTTTTTTGATATATCCTTTAGTTTTATCTCCGACATTAATATTTCTGAAAACTTCATCTTTATATATCAAGCCTCTGTGTTGACCATTAACAATTGCAGAATAGCCCATATCAGATATATGGTATATCAGTAATTCTACCTCTTCTCCTTCATTAACTGTCAATAATGCATTTTGCAGGTACTTGTCAATTTTATTAGATGCATATAATCTGTTTGTTTTTACATCAAAGTCCATATAAACAACATACCATCTGCCCGGTTGCATTTTTTGCCTTTGTTCTTTAAATGGGACCATTAACTCCTTCTCGAGCCCCCAATCCATAAAAGCCCCCACCGGGGTTACATCTGAAACTTGTAAGAAGCCAAATTCATCTAATTTTATTTTTGGTTCGAGTGTTGTGGCAACTTTTCTTTCTTCATGATCCAGGTATACAAAAACATCAAGATAGTCGTCTATTTTGTAATCTTCTGGAATATACTTATTAGGCAATAAGACTTCCTCTAAAGATTCACTTATCAAATAAAGTCCATGGTCTGTTTTACGGTTGATTCTTAGCTTATTATATTTACCGATCTCAATCATGCAGAATATTTTTTGTAAAGCTAATGCTAATATTGCAGTCGATGGTAAATTATGAGAATTAATTTATGATATTGAATGGTATCACTATAGATAATATTAAATAATGAAAAAGCACAACAGCTGTTGTGCTTTTCACCTTTATATAGTTACTGAACTTCAGTAAAATTTCCGTAGTAGCTTCCCGTCAGGGATTCGTCATCCGGATAGATAAGATTGAATGTTAAGTAGTAACGATTTTCCTCAATATTACTCTTTAATTCAATAGTACCGCTTACCGGTCTTATATCTACCTGGTTTTGATTTAGTACTAACCTGGCATCAAAGAAAAAAGTTGAATTTGCCACATCTTCCGGTGTGACCAGGCCTTCATCTCTAAACTCAAAGGTGTTATTTAAAAAATCACTTTCTTGTGGAGCATATAAATATATGTCAAGAATGATGTTTTCCAATCGATCCCCAATTTCAAAATTGTATAGATAGTGTGTAGGGTTAGAATTATTGTCTTCGTCAAATGGATCTGAAAACCCCTCTTTATAAACAAGGGATAATTCATTATCCATAAGGTAATTAGTGCCATTAAA encodes the following:
- a CDS encoding tetratricopeptide repeat protein is translated as MKRTLIFLGIFLCLEILDANPKLDSISNILENKTLSIEERAEILVLYGELLNDTDPSLALDINKKAIDISRKSGNDIFLTNSLRGLGISYINIGLYEQGIDQTINSLNLAQKIDYYDGIIKAYNNIGVVYMYLNQYDDAEKNYKNLKRFLKEGDVDNWRNYYMNLGVVYWKKENFKKALEAYNEALEISLDKGDMRECAIIYHNLGTLYLDKNEFKKSLDYYDRALALNKKLKNEVQIPSILISIGKAHYNSGNFCVAEEYILKGIEIASEKKMLRVEEIGYKSLYKLYKETENSEKALSALEKHSILKDSLITRENTFKISQLKSNYASIQRSHENEVLKKEAELQESVIQNQAIIIIATLSCLVILIIASIILMRFNRLRKQANLELTKSNRQILQQKEQLDEQSNKLIKAYQEISLMNINLEKEVLMRTEKVKSQNKTILKYSFMNAHKIRGPLARVIGLVNLMNDKNENKDYDIIIPMLVKEVKDLEIVVKSIRNLLEKEELKEVG
- a CDS encoding CvfB family protein, translated to MIEIGKYNKLRINRKTDHGLYLISESLEEVLLPNKYIPEDYKIDDYLDVFVYLDHEERKVATTLEPKIKLDEFGFLQVSDVTPVGAFMDWGLEKELMVPFKEQRQKMQPGRWYVVYMDFDVKTNRLYASNKIDKYLQNALLTVNEGEEVELLIYHISDMGYSAIVNGQHRGLIYKDEVFRNINVGDKTKGYIKKIREDKKIDLTLQPIGYQNFNDKNAETIYNTLINNGGFLPLSDKSKPEAIYDQFGISKKAFKKALGDLYKNRKITIEPDGITLNR